Proteins encoded within one genomic window of bacterium:
- a CDS encoding ABC transporter permease, whose protein sequence is MSAVAGAEIRKLRHDPLELLSRAIQPTLWLVVFGQVMARLRGVPTGRLTYLDFMAPGILAQSVLFIAIFYGIATIWERDLGILHKLLVSPATRTALVLGKALSAGVRALSQAVIVYVLAVLMRIDVNFHPMNVIGVLVLIIMGSALFSMFSVVMACLVKTRERFMGIGQILTMPLFFASNAIYPISLMPGWLRTLSAINPLTYQVDALRALMVTGGVSTLGLGVDFSVLLLGVAVFVGLAARLYPSMVT, encoded by the coding sequence GTGTCCGCGGTGGCCGGGGCTGAGATCCGGAAGCTCCGTCACGACCCGCTCGAACTGCTGAGTCGGGCCATTCAGCCGACGCTGTGGCTGGTGGTGTTCGGCCAGGTCATGGCCCGGCTGCGAGGCGTCCCCACCGGGCGCCTCACCTATCTGGACTTCATGGCCCCCGGCATCCTGGCGCAGAGCGTGTTGTTCATCGCAATCTTCTACGGCATCGCCACCATCTGGGAACGCGATCTCGGCATTCTCCACAAGCTGCTCGTCAGCCCCGCGACCCGGACCGCGCTGGTTCTGGGCAAGGCGCTGTCGGCGGGCGTCCGCGCCCTCTCGCAGGCTGTCATCGTCTACGTCCTCGCCGTGCTGATGCGCATCGACGTGAACTTCCACCCCATGAACGTGATCGGCGTGCTCGTGCTGATCATCATGGGGTCCGCGCTCTTCTCCATGTTCTCGGTCGTCATGGCCTGCCTCGTCAAGACGCGCGAACGGTTCATGGGCATCGGGCAGATCCTGACGATGCCGCTGTTCTTCGCCAGCAACGCGATCTATCCGATCAGCCTGATGCCGGGCTGGCTGCGCACGCTCTCTGCGATCAACCCGCTCACGTACCAGGTGGACGCCCTCCGGGCGCTCATGGTCACGGGCGGCGTCAGCACCCTCGGCCTCGGGGTCGACTTCAGCGTGCTGCTGCTGGGCGTCGCCGTCTTCGTCGGGCTCGCCGCACGGTTGTATCCGAGCATGGTGACGTGA
- a CDS encoding CBS domain-containing protein, which translates to MVVKDWMSSPVVTAAPTASVSAALKLMFQRKVHRLPVVDDHDKLVGIVTRGALLELDTPSTTTAIGAVMTPTPFTTHPLTPVEHAATRMRDLRVGALPVLEDGRLVGIITESDIFDAFLELLGVGRGSTVTIALGNLAADLTRALDTIAAAGVPLNGVTSLAHRGSTFALFSVDEKNRRALVQALAKVGLNPAETHVPG; encoded by the coding sequence ATGGTTGTGAAGGATTGGATGAGCAGCCCGGTCGTCACCGCCGCCCCGACGGCGAGCGTCTCCGCGGCGTTGAAGCTCATGTTTCAGCGAAAGGTCCACCGTCTCCCGGTCGTCGACGACCACGACAAGCTGGTCGGCATCGTGACGCGGGGCGCCCTCCTCGAACTGGACACCCCGTCGACCACCACCGCCATCGGCGCCGTGATGACCCCCACGCCGTTCACGACGCACCCGCTCACGCCGGTCGAGCACGCGGCCACGCGCATGCGAGATCTGCGGGTCGGGGCGCTGCCGGTGCTGGAGGACGGCCGGCTCGTCGGGATCATCACCGAGAGCGACATCTTTGACGCGTTTCTCGAGCTGCTGGGGGTCGGGCGCGGGTCGACGGTCACGATCGCCCTGGGGAACCTCGCCGCGGACCTCACGCGCGCGCTCGACACGATCGCCGCAGCCGGGGTGCCGCTGAACGGCGTGACGTCGCTCGCCCACCGCGGGAGCACGTTTGCGTTGTTCTCGGTGGACGAGAAGAATCGCCGCGCGCTGGTGCAAGCGCTGGCCAAGGTCGGCTTGAACCCGGCGGAGACGCACGTTCCGGGATAA
- a CDS encoding PTS sugar transporter subunit IIA, which yields MQLGTLLADDLIRLTLPAATWEDVLRRLAEDLRVAGRVHPTYEDAVVARERTFPTGLAVGDIGVAIPHADVEHVREPAIAIAARSAPRRLRRNGEPREHGAGADRVYARRSPGRGDGGRPAGSRGQFPAARRAGRDPERVGLYISTWISPVLTVAAQQAGFKFPAGTTSISSLMDGSSPMTWVLVTAGRFGFAGLAVVLILALLAAWRLRVKPTKAAPVVQVPQVPAA from the coding sequence ATGCAACTCGGCACGCTGCTCGCCGACGATTTAATCCGGCTCACGCTCCCCGCGGCGACCTGGGAGGACGTGCTCCGTCGTCTAGCGGAGGACCTGCGCGTCGCCGGGCGCGTCCACCCGACGTACGAGGATGCGGTGGTCGCGCGGGAGCGCACCTTCCCGACGGGGCTGGCCGTCGGCGACATCGGGGTGGCCATTCCGCACGCCGACGTCGAGCACGTGCGGGAGCCGGCGATTGCAATCGCCGCGCGGTCCGCCCCCCGTCGCCTTCGGCGAAATGGGGAACCCCGGGAACACGGTGCCGGTGCGGATCGTGTTTATGCTCGCCGTTCACCAGGCCGAGGCGATGGTGGGCGTCCTGCAGGATCTCGTGGCCAGTTTCCAGCAGCCCGGCGCGCTGGCCGCGATCCTGAGCGCGTCGGGCTCTACATCTCGACGTGGATCTCGCCGGTGCTCACCGTCGCGGCCCAGCAGGCGGGGTTCAAGTTCCCCGCCGGGACCACGAGCATCTCCTCTCTGATGGACGGGTCTAGCCCGATGACGTGGGTGCTCGTGACGGCCGGCCGGTTCGGCTTCGCGGGGCTTGCGGTCGTGCTGATCCTCGCGCTCTTGGCCGCCTGGCGGCTCCGCGTGAAACCCACAAAGGCGGCGCCGGTCGTGCAGGTGCCACAGGTGCCAGCCGCCTAA
- a CDS encoding alpha-ketoacid dehydrogenase subunit beta, with translation MTRELSYAEAVREALRQEMRSDERVFMLGEDIGVYGGAFGVTDGLLAEFGPERIRDTPISEAAITGCAIGAAVTGLRPVLEIQFSDFITLAMEQLVLQAAKIRYMFGGKARVPMVVRTPGGSGTGAAAQHSESLEAWFAHVPGLKVVAPSTPADAKGLLISSIRDDNPVIFFEHKLLYRTRGPVPEEAAAIPLGLADVKRQGADATIVATSGMVTRALAAADALAQDGVGVEVIDPRTLRPLDTDTILASVRKTGRVVIVYEAVKTLGIGAEIAARIAESEALYSLQAPIVRLGGQECPIPYNRELERAAVPQQEDIVAAVRQVLTA, from the coding sequence ATGACGAGGGAACTGTCGTACGCGGAGGCGGTGCGCGAAGCGCTGCGTCAGGAGATGCGGTCCGACGAACGCGTGTTCATGCTCGGCGAGGACATCGGGGTGTACGGGGGCGCGTTCGGCGTGACCGACGGGCTGCTCGCCGAGTTCGGTCCAGAGCGGATCCGGGACACGCCGATCTCCGAGGCGGCGATCACGGGGTGTGCCATCGGCGCGGCCGTGACCGGGCTTCGACCCGTGCTCGAGATCCAGTTTTCGGACTTCATCACGCTGGCGATGGAGCAGTTGGTGCTGCAGGCCGCCAAGATTCGGTACATGTTCGGAGGTAAGGCCCGTGTGCCGATGGTGGTGCGGACGCCGGGCGGATCCGGGACCGGCGCCGCCGCACAGCACTCCGAGAGCCTGGAAGCGTGGTTCGCGCACGTGCCGGGGCTGAAGGTCGTGGCGCCGTCCACGCCGGCGGACGCCAAGGGGTTGTTGATCAGCAGCATCCGCGACGACAACCCGGTGATCTTCTTCGAGCACAAGCTGCTGTACCGGACTCGCGGTCCCGTTCCGGAGGAAGCCGCCGCAATCCCGCTCGGCCTGGCGGACGTGAAGCGGCAGGGCGCCGACGCGACGATCGTGGCCACCTCCGGCATGGTCACACGCGCGCTGGCGGCGGCCGACGCGCTGGCGCAGGACGGCGTCGGCGTCGAGGTCATCGACCCTCGAACGCTGCGTCCGCTGGACACCGACACGATTCTCGCGTCGGTTCGCAAGACGGGTCGCGTGGTGATCGTCTACGAGGCGGTAAAGACGCTAGGGATCGGGGCGGAAATCGCGGCGCGAATCGCCGAGAGCGAGGCGCTGTACAGTCTCCAGGCGCCGATCGTCCGTCTCGGCGGCCAAGAGTGTCCGATCCCGTACAATCGCGAGCTCGAGCGGGCGGCCGTGCCGCAACAGGAGGACATCGTGGCTGCGGTCCGGCAGGTATTGACGGCGTAA